A window from Carassius auratus strain Wakin chromosome 48, ASM336829v1, whole genome shotgun sequence encodes these proteins:
- the LOC113065876 gene encoding serine/threonine-protein kinase 35-like, which translates to MELRNGTQGRITSLRRGCKRAKPPSAHMRRGEGKALRPLPVETNEDEEELMEEGNCFSTGFLKHDILHPAMFFKTPRYSLIREVGRGSYGVVYEAVARRSGARVAVKKLRCDAPEKVELALSEFWALASLEKKHENVVQLEECVLQRNGMAQKMSHGNKRNKQYLRLVETSLKGERILGYPEEPCYIWFVMEFCDGGDLNQFILSRRPDPRTNRIFMKQMTSAVAFLHKNNIVHRDLKPDNILISQKSGSPVVKVSDFGLSKVCAGLSCMENEGDNQVNKNMVNINKFWLSSACGSDFYMAPEVWEGHYTAKADIFALGIIIWAMIERITFIDAESKRELLGTYVRQGTEIIPVGEALLENPKMVLNIPQKTRSIMSEGVKRLLLDMLAVNPQDRPDASQLEVRMDQVTCAA; encoded by the exons ATGGAGCTTCGTAACGGCACACAGGGGAGAATAACGAGCCTCCGGCGGGGCTGCAAGCGAGCCAAGCCGCCCAGCGCACACATGAGGCGGGGTGAAGGGAAGGCTCTGCGGCCGCTGCCCGTGGAGACCAACGAGGATGAGGAGGAGCTCATGGAGGAAGGCAACTGTTTCTCCACGGGCTTCCTCAAGCATGACATTCTCCATCCCGCAATGTTCTTCAAGACACCCAGGTATAGCTTGATCCGGGAGGTGGGTCGCGGGAGCTACGGTGTGGTGTACGAGGCCGTCGCCCGCAGGTCCGGAGCCCGCGTGGCCGTGAAGAAGCTCCGCTGCGACGCGCCCGAGAAAGTGGAGCTAGCGCTGTCCGAGTTCTGGGCCCTGGCGAGCCTGGAGAAGAAGCACGAGAACGTGGTGCAGCTGGAGGAGTGCGTGCTGCAGAGAAACGGGATGGCACAGAAAATGAGCCACGGGAACAAACGAAACAAGCAGTATTTGAGATTAGTGGAAACCTCACTGAAAG GTGAGCGTATCTTGGGCTATCCAGAGGAACCGTGTTATATTTGGTTTGTTATGGAGTTCTGCGACGGCGGGGACCTCAACCAGTTTATCCTCTCCCGGCGGCCCGACCCACGGACCAACCGTATCTTCATGAAGCAGATGACCAGCGCTGTGGCCTTCCTCCATAAGAACAACATCGTCCACCGGGACCTCAAACCAGACAACATTCTCATCTCGCAGAAATCCGGCAGTCCGGTGGTCAAGGTCTCCGACTTCGGCCTCAGCAAGGTTTGCGCGGGACTCAGCTGCATGGAGAACGAAGGCGACAACCAGGTTAACAAAAACATGGTGAACATTAACAAATTCTGGCTGTCGTCAGCATGCGGGTCTGACTTCTACATGGCTCCGGAGGTGTGGGAGGGCCACTACACTGCCAAAGCGGACATTTTTGCGCTCGGGATCATCATTTGGGCCATGATCGAACGGATCACGTTTATCGACGCCGAGTCCAAGCGAGAGCTCCTCGGCACATATGTTCGCCAGGGAACCGAGATCATCCCGGTGGGCGAGGCCCTGCTAGAGAACCCAAAGATGGTCCTGAACATCCCACAGAAGACCCGGAGCATCATGTCTGAAGGCGTCAAGCGACTTCTGCTGGACATGTTGGCGGTCAATCCACAGGACCGACCCGACGCGTCTCAGTTGGAGGTTAGAATGGATCAAGTCACATGTGCGGCGTAA
- the LOC113065391 gene encoding proenkephalin-B-like: MMEWYVLVLMLSLPSLSQADCSEQCMRCAQQISDLDSAVNRLTCTLECEGAVPSTSTSDRCEKALRELSDEFAELNGERNALNAEDLQEKSSNLVKRYGGFIKRIDKNKNKFFASPWKENAILKGLFAKKHGESLSKLGERGVPSITEDDEGEDVTGVYDTDVPLNEAKRYGGFLRKFGPKISNFVDNTSPQVLQKRYGGFMRRIRPKLRWDKQKRYGGFLRRHFKIAVRSDEEPLSYEDYAL, encoded by the exons ATGATGGAGTGGTATGTTTTGGTGTTGATGCTGAGCTTGCCAAGCTTGAGTCAGGCAGATTGTTCAGAGCAATGCATGAGATGCGCGCAACAGATCTCCGACCTGGACTCTGCAGTGAACCGCTTG ACTTGCACTTTAGAATGTGAAGGAGCCGTGCCATCTACAAGTACATCAGACAGATGTGAGAAGGCTTTACGGGAGCTCTCAGACGAATTCGCGGAGCTCAACGGAGAGCGAAACGCGTTAAACGCGGAGGATCTCCAAGAGAAGTCGTCCAACCTGGTCAAACGATACGGGGGCTTCATCAAGAGGATcgataagaataaaaataagtttttcgCCTCGCCATGGAAGGAGAACGCCATACTTAAAGGACTGTTTGCGAAGAAACACGGAGAGTCGCTGTCGAAACTTGGCGAGCGAGGCGTCCCGTCGATCACGGAAGACGACGAGGGCGAAGACGTAACGGGAGTTTATGATACCGACGTTCCTTTAAACGAAGCCAAACGCTACGGCGGGTTTCTCCGCAAATTCGGGCCCAAGATAAGCAACTTTGTGGATAACACCAGCCCGCAGGTGTTGCAGAAGAGATACGGCGGGTTTATGCGAAGAATCCGCCCGAAGTTGAGGTGGGACAAACAAAAGCGATACGGTGGGTTTTTACGGCGTCACTTTAAAATCGCCGTGCGCTCTGACGAAGAGCCCTTATCGTACGAGGACTATGCTTTATAA